DNA from Streptomyces luteogriseus:
CGTACGGAGAAGGCGCCGCGCGCCTCGAGTATCCGTACGACCTCCTGCTTGGCCCTGCGGTCCAGATCGGCCAGCGGCATGCCCTTGCGGCGCTCCATGGCGGCCAGAATGTGATCGAGGGAGTCGGCGAGCTGGGGCAGCCGTACGGCGACGGCGTCCTTGCCCTCCCAGGCCAGGACGACGTCGTCGGGGCCGGCCTCGTCGGGCGGGATCATCTCGCCGCCCATGGCGTCGACCAGGGGCTTGACGGCCGCGATGAACGGCTCGTCCCCCGCGCCGCTCACGCCTCGCCCTCCTCGACCACGTTGACCTGGAGCGAGACCCGGGTGGCACCGGCCTCCAGGGCCTTGCGGAGCAGGGCGTCCACGGCGGTGAGCACCGCGTCGGCACCGCCCTCGGCGGTGTTGCCGAACGGGCCCACGTCCACGGCGTCCAGCTCGGCGGCCTCGATGACCTCCCGGGCCACCAGCGCGTGCGCGGGCGCCTCGTCGAGGTCGAAGGGCTCGGTCGTGAACTCCACTTTCAGTCGCACTGTGCCCCCATGCATCTGCTCCGACCCGCGCGTGCCGCCAGGTCCGCGATCGGGACCGGAACGCCCCGGCCGCTTGGGGAGACCTTAACGGACACGGTCGCGGACCTCGCCTGCTCAGCGGGCCCCGATCCGTGCGACGGATGTGCCGCCCCACCGCGTAGAGCAGAGGACGAATCCACACAGGGAGGGGAACGCGAGGTGCGCACATTCAGGAGTGCTGTTCTCAGGGGTGCCGGAGGTACGGCGATCGCGGCGGCGGCCATGGCCGCGCTGACCGCGTCCCAGGCGCCGGGGGCGCTCCCGGCCCGGGCGGCGGAGCCCGCGCGTCAGGCGACACCCGCCGAACGCGGGCCGAGCGTGTCCGGCGACACCCCCTACCGCACCGAGCTGCCGCCGCTGCGGACGGGGAAGCGGAAGAAGGGCACCGGGCCGATGACGGAGGGCGGCGCCCTCCCGGCGAGCATGTTCGCCGCGTACCGGCACGCCGAGCGGGAGCTGGCCCGCACCACCCCCGCCTGCGGACTGCGGTGGCAGCTGCCGGCCGCGATCGGGCAGGTGGAGTCCGGGCAGGCGCGCGGCGGCCGGGTGACGGCGGACGGCACGACCGCGACGCCGATCCTCGGCCCCCGGCTGAACGGCGGCCCCTTCGCCGTCATCCGCGACACCGACCACGGGGCGTACGACGGGGACACGGCCTACGACCGCGCGGTGGGCCCGATGCAGTTCATCCCGTCCACCTGGGCCCGCTGGGGAGCCGACGGCAACGGCGACGGCCGGGCGGACCCGAACAACGTCTTCGACGCCGCGCTCGCCGCGGGCCGCTATCTGTGTGCGGGCGGCCGGAACCTGTCCGACCCGGCCGACCTGGACCGGGCGATCCTCGGCTACAACCACTCGCGGGCGTACCTGCTCATGGTCAGGGCCTGGTACGCGCACTTCCTGGAAGGGCACCGGGTGGTGCCGGACGGCCGCGGCGAGATGCCGGGCCGACCGGAGCCGGGGCGCCGCCCGGGCACGCCGAAGCCCGCCGCGCCGGAACACTCCGGCCGCCCGAGTGCGGCCCCCTCCCGTTCGCCCGCCACGCCGCCCGCCTCGCCTTCCCCCGCTCCGTCCCGTCCGGCAGGCGGAGCCGGGGAGTTGGACGAGCCGCTGCTCCCCGTGCCCGACCCGGAGGTGCGGCTGCCCGGGGACGGGGTGCTGCCCGGCGACGGTCCGCTGACCAGCAACGGTGAGGACACAATGGGAACCGACCCCTCCACAACCACGGCTACCGGGGGGTAATGTCGCCAGCCGCCGGACGGCACAGGAACCGGCGGGTGAGCGTGGAGGGGCCCTCATGGCGACGGACATGCCTGCTGAGGCAGAGGCGGCCATGGCTGCTCGGACACAGGAGGCCCACGACCGTTGGCAGCGCATGTGGAGCCACCGCGAGCAGCTGCTCAAGGTGGCCCGGCGGCGGTCGATGAGCCTGGAGGACGCCGAGGACGCCGTGCACGAGGCGATGCTGCGCGCCGCGGAGCGCCCGGACCTCGACGACGAGCGCCTCGGCGCCTGGCTGACCACCGTGACCATGCGGCTGTGCGTCGACCGGTACCGCCAGGTCAACCGGGAGGCCGAGGTCCGCACCAGCCCCACGCTCGTCGCGCCCGGTCCGGTGCCCGTCGACGAGGTCGTGTGCGACCGGGCCGAGGCCAGGTGGCTGGCGGTGCGCAGCGGGGACCTGCCCGCCCGCCAGGCGGAGGCGCTCCGGCTGAAGTCCGAGGACCTGGACGTCGGGCAGGTCGCCGTGCGGATGGGGCTGAGCTACCGGACCGTCGAGTCGTTGCTGGCCCGGGCCCGGCGCACGCTGCGCGCCTCGCTGGCCGGGACGCTGGGGGTCGTGCTGTTCCTGATCGGGCGCGGGCGGCCACGCGGGGGCGGCAAGGCACACGCGGTGGCCGTCGCCTCCACGGCCGCGACCCTGGCGGTGGCGGGGTTCGTCCTGCCGTACGCGCTCGACGGGGGCGGGAGCGGGGGCGGCCCCGCGTCGAAGCCCTCCGTGTCGGGGCCTTCCGAGGCGATCCGGCCCGACGGTGACGGCCGGGTGGGCACTCCCGGATCGCCCGGGTCGTCGTCCGTGCCGGCGGTGCCCGGTGGGCGGGCGGCGGAGTCTCCCGCCGCCGGTCCGCTGCTGCCGCTGTCCGTGCCGTCCCTGCCGGAGGCTCCGGTGCCCCCGCTTCCGGCGCTGTCGGCCCCCGAGGTCCCAGTGGTTCCGCAGGTCCCGGACGTGCCCAAGGTGCCGGAGCTGCCCGAGCTCGCCGACGTGACCGAAACGCCGGGCCTCCCGGATGTGCCCGACGTCCCGGATGTGCCGGACGTTCCGGCCGAGTCCGCCGTCCCGTCGGTCGGATCGACCCCGGCGACCCCCTCCGTTCTGGACACGTCCGCCGTGCCGGACGCCCTCCCCATGACGCCCGCGCTCCCGTAGAACCGCACGTCGGGCCGCCCCTGGAGCGGCCCGCCACCCGGCCCGCGAAACCCGTTCGAAAAAAATCCGCCCCGGTCGCGACGGACGCCCCGCCCTTCCCCGTAGAGCAGATGTCGGAGCTGCTCCACGGCTGAAGGGTGAACCGGATGGGTGTCGAGATCTGCGTGGAAGGGCTGACCAAGTCCTTCGGTCACCAGGTCATCTGGCAGGACGTCTCGCTGACGCTGCCCGCCGGGGAGGTCTCGGTCATGCTCGGCCCCTCGGGCACGGGCAAGTCGGTGTTCCTCAAGACGCTCGTCGGACTGCTGAAGCCGGAGCGCGGCTCGATCACGATCCAGGGCCGGGACATCACCAAGCTCCGCGAGCACGAGCTGTACGAGGTGCGGAAGCTGTTCGGGGTGCTGTTCCAGGACGGCGCGCTGTTCGGCTCGATGAACCTCTACGACAACATCGCCTTCCCGCTGCGCGAGCACACCCGCAAGTCCGAGAGCGAGATCAGGCGGATCGTCCTCGAGAAGATGGACATGGTCGGCCTGATCGGCGCCGAGGAGAAGCTGCCCGGCGAGATCTCCGGCGGCATGCGCAAACGGGCCGGGCTGGCCCGCGCCCTGGTGCTCGATCCGGAGGTCATCCTCTTCGACGAGCCGGACTCGGGGCTCGACCCGGTGCGTGTGGCCTATCTCAACCAGCTGATCGTCGACCTCAACGCGCAGATCGACGCGACGTTCCTGATCGTCACGCACGACATCGCCTCGGCCCGCCAGGTGCCCGACAACATCGGGCTGCTGTTCCGGCGCGAGCTGGTCATGTTCGGCCCCCGGGAGAAGCTGCTGACCAGCGACGAGCCGGTCGTACGGCAGTTCCTGAACGGCCGGATGCAGGGGCCGATCGGCATGGCCGAGGAGAAGGACGCCGCCCAGGTCGAGCAGGAGCTCGCGCAGCTCGGCGCCGGCGCGCGCACGGAGACTCCCGGCGGCCGGGACCTGACTCCCCGCCTGCTGCCGGGGCCGGGCATCACGCGCCCGCCCCGCTGGGAGGCGATCGCCGCACGTGAGGCCGAGCCGCACCGCCGCAAGGAGGTGGCGGACGCATGAGCCTGTCGCCCACCGGGGCGCTGCGGCACTCGGGGAGCCTGTTCGCGATGGCGCTGGACGTCCTGCGCACGATGCCCCGTCGCCCTTTCCAGGTGCGGGAGTTCATCCAGCAGGCGTGGTTCGTCGCGAGTGTCACGATCCTGCCCACCGCGCTCGTGTCCATCCCCTTCGGGGCGGTCATCGCGCTGCAGATCGGCAGCCTGACCCGGCAGCTCGGCGCCCAGTCGTTCGCCGGTGCCGCCTCGGTGCTCGCGGTCCTGCGGGAGGCCTCCCCGATCGTCACCGCGCTGCTGATCGCGGGCGCCGGCGGTACCGCCATCTGCGCGGACCTGGGTGCGCGCAAGATCCGCGAGGAGATCGACGCGATGCAGGTGCTGGGCATCGACCCGATCCACCGCCTCGTCGTCCCTCGGGTGCTGGCGTCGATGGTGGTCGCCCTGTTGCTCAACGGCCTGGTGTCGGTGGTCGGCGTCGCGGGTGGCTACTTCTTCAACGTGGTCCTCCAGAACGGCACGCCCGGCGCGTACCTGGCGTCCTTCACCACCCTCGCGCAGCTCTCCGACCTGTGGGCGGCCGAGCTGAAGGCGCTGGTGTTCGGGGCGATCGCCGCGATCGTCGCCTCGTACAAGGGACTGACCGCCAAGGGCGGGCCGAAGGGCGTGGGAGACGCGGTGAACCAGTCGGTGGTGATCACCTTCATGTTGCTGTTCGTGACGAACTTCGTGATGACCGCGGTGTACTTCCAGGTCGTCCCGCAGAGGGGTTAGCCGATGAGACTCCTCGACCGCCCCCTGCGCTCCCTCGAAGAGCTGGGCACCCAACTCTCCTTCTACGGCCGCTCCCTGGCCTGGACCGGCCGCACCCTGCGCCGCTACAAGAAGGAGGTCCTGCGCCTGCTCGCCGAGGTGACCTTCGGCCGTGGCGCGCTGGCCGTCGTCGGCGGCACGGTCGGCGTGATCGCCTTCCTGTCGTTCTTCACCGGCACCGAGGTCGGCCTCCAGGGCTACGCGGCCCTCAACCAGCTCGGCACCTCCAACTTCGTGGCGTTCCTGTCGGCGTACTTCAACACCCGGGAGATCGCCCCGCTGGTGGCCGGGCTCGCCCTGTCCGCGACGGTGGGCGCCGGCTTCACCGCCCAGCTCGGCGCGATGCGGATCAGTGAGGAGACCGACGCCCTGGAAGTCATGGGCGTCCCCTCGCTGCCGTTCCTCGTGACCACGCGGATGATCGCCGGGTTCGTCGCCGTGATCCCGCTGTACGTGGTCGGGCTGCTGTCCTCGTATCTGGCCGCCCGCACCATCACCACCGGCTACTACGGGCAGTCGGCCGGCACCTACGACCACTACTTCCAGCAGTATC
Protein-coding regions in this window:
- a CDS encoding RNA polymerase sigma factor, with protein sequence MPAEAEAAMAARTQEAHDRWQRMWSHREQLLKVARRRSMSLEDAEDAVHEAMLRAAERPDLDDERLGAWLTTVTMRLCVDRYRQVNREAEVRTSPTLVAPGPVPVDEVVCDRAEARWLAVRSGDLPARQAEALRLKSEDLDVGQVAVRMGLSYRTVESLLARARRTLRASLAGTLGVVLFLIGRGRPRGGGKAHAVAVASTAATLAVAGFVLPYALDGGGSGGGPASKPSVSGPSEAIRPDGDGRVGTPGSPGSSSVPAVPGGRAAESPAAGPLLPLSVPSLPEAPVPPLPALSAPEVPVVPQVPDVPKVPELPELADVTETPGLPDVPDVPDVPDVPAESAVPSVGSTPATPSVLDTSAVPDALPMTPALP
- a CDS encoding helix-turn-helix domain-containing protein yields the protein MSGAGDEPFIAAVKPLVDAMGGEMIPPDEAGPDDVVLAWEGKDAVAVRLPQLADSLDHILAAMERRKGMPLADLDRRAKQEVVRILEARGAFSVRHGVETVASALGVSRFTVYNYLNREKGA
- a CDS encoding MlaE family ABC transporter permease codes for the protein MRLLDRPLRSLEELGTQLSFYGRSLAWTGRTLRRYKKEVLRLLAEVTFGRGALAVVGGTVGVIAFLSFFTGTEVGLQGYAALNQLGTSNFVAFLSAYFNTREIAPLVAGLALSATVGAGFTAQLGAMRISEETDALEVMGVPSLPFLVTTRMIAGFVAVIPLYVVGLLSSYLAARTITTGYYGQSAGTYDHYFQQYLPPVDVLWSFGKVIVFAVLIILVHCYYGYYASGGPAGVGVAVGRAVRTSIVAINVLDFFLSLAIWGASTTVRIAG
- a CDS encoding ABC transporter ATP-binding protein, giving the protein MGVEICVEGLTKSFGHQVIWQDVSLTLPAGEVSVMLGPSGTGKSVFLKTLVGLLKPERGSITIQGRDITKLREHELYEVRKLFGVLFQDGALFGSMNLYDNIAFPLREHTRKSESEIRRIVLEKMDMVGLIGAEEKLPGEISGGMRKRAGLARALVLDPEVILFDEPDSGLDPVRVAYLNQLIVDLNAQIDATFLIVTHDIASARQVPDNIGLLFRRELVMFGPREKLLTSDEPVVRQFLNGRMQGPIGMAEEKDAAQVEQELAQLGAGARTETPGGRDLTPRLLPGPGITRPPRWEAIAAREAEPHRRKEVADA
- a CDS encoding MlaE family ABC transporter permease, which encodes MSLSPTGALRHSGSLFAMALDVLRTMPRRPFQVREFIQQAWFVASVTILPTALVSIPFGAVIALQIGSLTRQLGAQSFAGAASVLAVLREASPIVTALLIAGAGGTAICADLGARKIREEIDAMQVLGIDPIHRLVVPRVLASMVVALLLNGLVSVVGVAGGYFFNVVLQNGTPGAYLASFTTLAQLSDLWAAELKALVFGAIAAIVASYKGLTAKGGPKGVGDAVNQSVVITFMLLFVTNFVMTAVYFQVVPQRG
- a CDS encoding lytic transglycosylase domain-containing protein — encoded protein: MAALTASQAPGALPARAAEPARQATPAERGPSVSGDTPYRTELPPLRTGKRKKGTGPMTEGGALPASMFAAYRHAERELARTTPACGLRWQLPAAIGQVESGQARGGRVTADGTTATPILGPRLNGGPFAVIRDTDHGAYDGDTAYDRAVGPMQFIPSTWARWGADGNGDGRADPNNVFDAALAAGRYLCAGGRNLSDPADLDRAILGYNHSRAYLLMVRAWYAHFLEGHRVVPDGRGEMPGRPEPGRRPGTPKPAAPEHSGRPSAAPSRSPATPPASPSPAPSRPAGGAGELDEPLLPVPDPEVRLPGDGVLPGDGPLTSNGEDTMGTDPSTTTATGG